A region from the Aegilops tauschii subsp. strangulata cultivar AL8/78 chromosome 5, Aet v6.0, whole genome shotgun sequence genome encodes:
- the LOC109759680 gene encoding BTB/POZ and MATH domain-containing protein 1-like, whose protein sequence is MCSRLRHELRFHQPGEASSPSSSSRAAARRPRRARPEATSKSNTAHPKVTSKSNTVQVQSVAERPKVTSAIVAQEERRTHVIKIDGYSRTKELLRIDEFTTSIPFMVGDRNWAVRIYPNGYKAPGYVSVYLILDSADAKDVKAKFTFSLLDKGGEPVPSCIKTVTEHIFPSKGYGYGFPEFIKQEDLERSAHLRGDSFRIRCDVAVVKMIRSQETHANEFVVVPPSDLHQQLGGLLRSNDGADVTFRVGGDIFSAHRSVLAARSPVFKAELFGDMREKAGDPIEIDDIEADVFNSLLHFIYTDSLPESTNEGATQDDVVTASHLLVAADRYGIERLKLICEEKLCNNIDCNMVATSLALAEQHSCDGLKEACFEFLASPSNLEMVITSDGYQHLKSSCPSVLKELIARLLPAELTAARDIIRSM, encoded by the exons ATGTG CAGTAGGCTTCGCCATGAGCTGCGGTTTCATCAGCCTGGAGAAGcttcgtcgccgtcgtcgtcaTCGCGTGCCGCCGCCCGAAGACCTCGGCGAGCACGGCCAGAAGCAACGTCCAAGTCCAACACAGCCCATCCGAAAGTCACGTCCAAGTCCAACACAGTCCAAGTACAGTCAGTGGCAGAGCGTCCGAAAGTCACGTCGGCCATTGTAGCCCAAGAAGAAAGGAGGACGCATGTGATCAAGATCGATGGGTACTCAAGGACCAAGGAGCTTCTTAGGATTGATGAGTTTACCACGTCTATCCCTTTCATGGTCGGAGATCGTAACTGGGCTGTGAGGATTTACCCAAACGGTTACAAGGCACCTGGTTACGTATCTGTATATCTGATTCTTGATTCGGCTGATGCCAAGGACGTGAAGGCGAAATTCACCTTTAGCTTACTTGACAAGGGTGGAGAACCAGTGCCTTCATGCATCAAAACTGTGACGGAACATATCTTCCCAAGCAAAGGTTACGGTTATGGTTTCCCAGAGTTTATCAAGCAGGAGGATTTGGAGCGATCGGCGCATCTAAGAGGCGACAGTTTCAGAATCAGGTGCGATGTCGCCGTGGTGAAGATGATCCGCAGCCAAGAGACGCACGCAAACGAGTTCGTTGTGGTTCCTCCAAGCGACTTGCATCAGCAGCTCGGTGGCCTCCTGAGAAGCAATGATGGAGCAGACGTGACCTTTCGAGTCGGTGGCGATATATTCTCGGCTCATAGGTCCGTGCTCGCCGCTCGCTCACCGGTCTTCAAGGCGGAGCTCTTTGGAGACATGAGGGAGAAAGCCGGTGACCCTATCGAAATTGATGATATAGAAGCTGATGTGTTCAACTCCTTGCTCCATTTCATCTACACGGACTCACTCCCTGAGAGCACTAATGAAGGTGCAACACAAGACGATGTAGTGACAGCTAGCCATCTACTAGTAGCGGCGGACAGGTACGGCATCGAGAGGCTGAAACTGATATGCGAGGAGAAACTGTGCAATAATATTGACTGCAACATGGTTGCAACTAGTTTGGCTTTGGCCGAGCAGCACAGTTGCGATGGGCTCAAGGAGGCTTGCTTTGAGTTCCTTGCCTCTCCGTCCAATCTGGAGATGGTGATCACAAGTGATGGTTACCAACATCTGAAAAGCAGTTGCCCATCTGTTCTCAAAGAGCTGATTGCTAGACTGTTGCCTGCTGAGCTGACAGCAGCCAGGGATATTATCAGGTCAATGTAA